Proteins encoded together in one Halothermothrix orenii H 168 window:
- a CDS encoding YidC/Oxa1 family membrane protein insertase has protein sequence MGWLTEIMTDTLILLNNWVHNYGLAIIILTIFIKLLLYPLTAKQTKSMKAMQDLQPEMKKIQEKYKDNKEKQQEEMMKLYQEHNVNPAAGCFPMILQLFIIWPLFRAISGLKDIMAPEEATFLWIGNLTEGSLATPDITLIIINVIAMIGQTYLTQKWTGNNSQNNAIMWVMPFIILWFGFKLPAGVLLYWLTQTVLTVIQQYIIYQDPEMKGAVGE, from the coding sequence ATGGGATGGTTAACTGAAATAATGACTGATACTCTAATCTTACTAAACAACTGGGTACACAATTATGGACTGGCTATTATTATTCTAACAATATTTATTAAATTATTGCTTTATCCTCTAACTGCAAAACAGACAAAATCAATGAAAGCTATGCAGGATTTGCAACCTGAAATGAAAAAAATTCAGGAGAAGTATAAAGATAATAAAGAAAAACAACAGGAAGAGATGATGAAATTATATCAGGAACATAATGTAAACCCTGCAGCTGGATGTTTTCCAATGATTTTACAGTTATTTATTATCTGGCCTCTCTTCCGGGCTATTTCCGGTTTGAAGGATATAATGGCCCCTGAAGAGGCTACTTTCCTGTGGATAGGGAATTTAACTGAGGGTAGCCTGGCCACCCCGGATATAACCTTAATTATAATTAATGTAATAGCTATGATAGGACAGACTTACTTGACCCAGAAATGGACCGGTAATAACAGTCAAAATAATGCTATTATGTGGGTAATGCCGTTTATTATACTCTGGTTTGGATTTAAATTACCTGCCGGGGTCTTATTGTACTGGTTGACTCAGACTGTACTTACTGTAATTCAACAGTATATTATTTATCAAGACCCTGAAATGAAGGGGGCGGTAGGAGAATAA
- the yidD gene encoding membrane protein insertion efficiency factor YidD, which translates to MIRNLFKKVFIGLIRFYQKAISPWFPKTCRFYPTCSEYSKAAISRYGVIKGTWLAIKRILRCNPFNPGGYDPLE; encoded by the coding sequence GTGATAAGGAATCTTTTCAAAAAAGTGTTTATTGGTTTAATCAGGTTTTACCAGAAAGCTATTTCCCCCTGGTTTCCTAAAACCTGTCGTTTTTATCCAACCTGTTCAGAATATTCTAAAGCAGCCATATCCAGGTATGGAGTTATTAAAGGGACCTGGCTGGCAATAAAAAGAATTTTACGTTGTAACCCCTTTAACCCCGGAGGTTATGACCCCTTAGAATAG